One genomic window of Cupriavidus malaysiensis includes the following:
- a CDS encoding nucleotidyl transferase AbiEii/AbiGii toxin family protein, with amino-acid sequence MKVERKGDIWESLFPHAFTLMDEVRKHGGIEPLWTFGGGTVLMLRYHHRFSRDIDLFVPDPQYLGYVTPRLSDAAEAISPDYLEQANFVKLVLEAGEIDIVASANLTEHPFEVWEIMATYS; translated from the coding sequence ATGAAGGTGGAACGGAAAGGGGATATCTGGGAAAGCCTGTTCCCGCATGCATTCACCTTGATGGACGAGGTGCGCAAACACGGTGGGATTGAGCCGCTCTGGACGTTCGGCGGCGGCACCGTTCTCATGCTCCGGTACCACCATCGCTTTTCCCGCGACATCGATCTGTTCGTGCCCGACCCGCAGTACCTTGGCTACGTGACGCCCCGACTGAGCGACGCGGCTGAGGCCATCTCGCCCGACTATCTGGAGCAAGCCAACTTCGTCAAGCTGGTCCTGGAAGCCGGCGAGATCGATATCGTCGCCTCCGCCAACCTGACGGAACATCCGTTCGAGGTCTGGGAAATCATGGCCACATACTCCTAA
- a CDS encoding helix-turn-helix transcriptional regulator, producing the protein MNSATLGAAIQRKRTALDLTQQQLADMANVSRQSLNGIEHGHVNATLDTLGRLLDVLGLTLEVDDPEAARQAEGRPTRALWMAAKGASVSYAGELTPEELEQALATGQVPAAFRAHLAQVLDEAPLQLVTKMVAEVAARRQRRPSEIWKNLRRLAQALMATRGGLWA; encoded by the coding sequence ATGAACTCAGCGACGCTTGGCGCAGCCATCCAACGCAAACGCACCGCGCTTGACCTCACCCAGCAGCAGCTCGCGGACATGGCAAATGTGTCGCGCCAGTCTCTCAACGGCATCGAGCATGGCCATGTGAATGCCACGCTCGATACCTTGGGACGGCTGCTGGACGTGCTTGGCCTGACGCTGGAGGTGGACGACCCGGAAGCAGCACGGCAAGCCGAGGGAAGGCCGACGCGGGCACTGTGGATGGCCGCAAAAGGGGCCAGCGTCAGCTATGCAGGGGAGTTGACGCCGGAGGAACTGGAGCAGGCACTGGCTACTGGTCAAGTGCCAGCCGCCTTTCGGGCGCATCTGGCCCAGGTGCTGGATGAGGCGCCACTGCAGCTCGTTACCAAGATGGTGGCGGAGGTGGCCGCCAGGCGGCAGCGCAGGCCGTCGGAGATCTGGAAGAACCTGCGGAGGCTGGCGCAGGCATTGATGGCGACGCGCGGAGGACTGTGGGCATGA
- a CDS encoding DUF6402 family protein, with translation MPLDSEEPLEYYEKSMFNSEWKAAKGKRCTPVDDVVLSTDKAPPALRDQPPPPPKPKEPPKPKEAPKPLIQGLLEVGAKIHEWAHSQTAVVPEGPGGTLGPPRIIPAKLLPPFDLQDVPKAMDGLNWPVSAKLQRKWFAGELNYPTTDKGAVLGVNQDGQPFPPSMIDTTTIKMDWLLRFPRAKAKLDELLNERLFNASAINELKLKARNWESSPYVIDTWARCEGDWQKYHRTYQYQLVNVDSDLTSKAIMGVAGSVTPILMDDLYGALAGFSFYAALSKFTYFNGRLEIDEINYYARDVFTFHDRTDGSPTSKGTQYLGNWNKHGLIVVPAYAVLGEVSTAKMPPVARYGRMTGGHVFYTVRNRDYREWQLKHRQGGDLVLYSNRYRMRLREPMVFEFRR, from the coding sequence ATGCCGCTGGATTCAGAGGAGCCGCTGGAGTACTACGAGAAATCGATGTTCAACTCCGAATGGAAGGCAGCGAAAGGCAAGCGCTGCACGCCAGTGGACGATGTCGTTCTGTCTACCGACAAGGCTCCCCCCGCTCTGCGCGACCAGCCACCGCCCCCGCCGAAACCAAAGGAGCCACCCAAGCCCAAGGAAGCGCCCAAGCCTCTCATCCAGGGTCTGCTGGAAGTCGGTGCAAAGATCCATGAATGGGCGCACAGCCAGACCGCGGTCGTCCCGGAAGGGCCAGGAGGGACCCTTGGTCCCCCGAGAATAATCCCCGCCAAGCTCCTTCCCCCGTTCGACTTGCAGGACGTCCCCAAAGCGATGGATGGCCTGAACTGGCCCGTTTCCGCGAAGCTCCAGCGCAAGTGGTTCGCAGGGGAGTTGAATTACCCGACCACTGACAAGGGTGCTGTCTTGGGCGTCAATCAGGATGGTCAGCCATTCCCGCCCAGTATGATCGACACGACGACGATCAAGATGGACTGGCTTCTGCGCTTCCCACGTGCCAAGGCCAAGCTGGACGAGCTTCTGAATGAAAGACTATTCAACGCGTCGGCCATCAATGAATTGAAGCTCAAGGCGCGCAACTGGGAGTCGTCCCCTTATGTGATTGACACATGGGCGCGATGCGAGGGCGACTGGCAGAAGTATCACCGAACATATCAATATCAATTGGTCAACGTCGACAGCGACCTGACCAGCAAAGCCATCATGGGGGTCGCTGGATCGGTGACGCCAATTCTGATGGACGACCTCTATGGGGCGTTGGCGGGCTTCTCGTTCTATGCGGCCCTGAGCAAGTTCACCTACTTCAATGGGCGGCTGGAAATCGACGAGATCAACTACTATGCCCGCGACGTGTTCACGTTCCATGACCGGACGGACGGCAGTCCCACCTCCAAGGGAACGCAATATCTCGGAAACTGGAACAAGCATGGGCTGATTGTAGTACCGGCGTATGCCGTACTTGGGGAAGTCTCAACGGCCAAGATGCCCCCCGTAGCTCGGTACGGCAGGATGACAGGGGGGCACGTGTTCTATACCGTTCGCAATCGCGACTACCGGGAGTGGCAGTTAAAGCATCGGCAAGGCGGCGACCTGGTGCTGTACTCCAACCGCTACCGCATGAGGCTTCGTGAACCGATGGTCTTTGAGTTCCGGCGATGA
- a CDS encoding ABC-F family ATP-binding cassette domain-containing protein, giving the protein MISIRNVTLRRGVNVVLDRASVSFNPGEKIGLVGRNGAGKSSFFGLLNGTLHEDSGEFSIPAAWKMGQVAQEMPETEQSATDFVVEGDTALLAAQAEVAAAEASDDGMRMAHAYMALLDAGAHDAPARAQALILGLGFSAAQLDQPVNSFSGGWRMRLQLARALMCPSDLLLLDEPTNHLDLDALVWLEAWLKRYQGTLVVISHDREFLDAVTQVTVHVDNAKLVRYGGNYSKFEEMRAEQLVLQQAAMAKQAEKIAHLQKFIDRFKAKASKAKQAQSRVKALERMEKIAPVLADAEFSFEFKEPLNVPNPLLSMLDASFGYPAPADALPGTPPTVIVRGINRSVLAGQRIGILGANGQGKSTLVKTVAHALAPISGEISEGKGLNIGYFAQQELDVLRPLDTPMEHMNRLAKDTPPHMRAPGQSGTEQSLRTFLGTFNFSGDMVHQPVGTMSGGEKARLVLCMIVWQRPNLLLLDEPTNHLDLATREALGIALNEFEGTVMLVSHDRALLRAVCDEFWLVTKGGVEPFDGDLDDYQQFLRDEARRMREEAAAA; this is encoded by the coding sequence ATGATTTCCATCCGCAATGTCACGCTGCGCCGTGGCGTCAATGTCGTGCTCGACCGCGCGTCCGTCAGTTTCAACCCCGGCGAGAAGATTGGTCTTGTCGGCCGCAATGGCGCCGGCAAGTCGTCTTTCTTCGGCCTTCTCAACGGCACGCTGCACGAAGACAGCGGTGAGTTCTCGATTCCCGCGGCATGGAAGATGGGCCAGGTTGCGCAGGAGATGCCGGAGACCGAGCAGAGCGCGACCGACTTCGTCGTCGAGGGGGACACCGCGCTGTTGGCCGCGCAGGCGGAAGTCGCCGCCGCCGAGGCCAGCGACGACGGCATGCGCATGGCGCACGCCTACATGGCCCTGCTCGACGCCGGCGCGCACGATGCCCCCGCACGTGCCCAGGCGCTGATCCTGGGCCTTGGCTTCAGTGCTGCGCAGCTGGATCAGCCGGTCAACAGTTTCTCCGGCGGCTGGCGCATGCGGCTGCAACTGGCGCGCGCGCTCATGTGCCCGTCCGACCTGCTTCTGCTCGACGAGCCGACCAATCACCTGGACCTCGACGCGCTGGTCTGGCTGGAAGCCTGGCTCAAGCGCTATCAAGGCACCCTGGTCGTGATCAGCCACGACCGCGAATTCCTCGACGCGGTGACGCAGGTGACGGTGCACGTCGACAACGCCAAGCTGGTGCGTTATGGCGGCAACTACAGCAAGTTCGAGGAAATGCGCGCGGAGCAACTCGTCTTGCAGCAGGCCGCGATGGCCAAGCAGGCGGAGAAAATCGCCCACCTGCAGAAATTCATCGACCGTTTCAAGGCCAAGGCTTCGAAGGCGAAGCAGGCGCAGAGCCGGGTCAAGGCGCTCGAACGCATGGAGAAGATCGCTCCGGTGCTTGCCGACGCAGAGTTCAGCTTCGAGTTCAAGGAGCCACTCAACGTCCCGAACCCGCTGTTGTCGATGCTGGACGCGAGCTTCGGCTACCCGGCGCCGGCCGACGCTCTGCCGGGCACCCCGCCCACGGTCATCGTGCGGGGCATCAACCGTTCCGTGCTGGCCGGGCAGCGCATCGGCATTCTCGGCGCCAACGGCCAAGGCAAGTCCACGCTGGTGAAGACGGTGGCGCACGCGCTGGCGCCGATTTCCGGCGAAATCAGCGAAGGCAAAGGCCTGAACATCGGCTACTTCGCCCAGCAGGAACTCGACGTGCTGCGCCCGCTCGACACGCCGATGGAACACATGAATCGCCTGGCCAAGGACACGCCGCCGCACATGCGCGCTCCCGGCCAGAGTGGCACTGAACAATCCCTTCGCACCTTCCTCGGCACCTTCAACTTCAGCGGCGACATGGTCCATCAGCCGGTTGGCACGATGAGCGGCGGCGAAAAGGCGCGGCTCGTGCTGTGCATGATCGTGTGGCAGCGCCCCAACCTGCTGCTGCTCGACGAGCCGACCAACCACCTCGACCTGGCCACGCGCGAAGCGCTAGGCATCGCGCTCAACGAATTCGAAGGCACCGTGATGCTGGTCAGCCACGACCGCGCCCTGCTGCGCGCCGTATGCGACGAGTTCTGGCTGGTCACCAAAGGCGGCGTCGAGCCTTTCGACGGGGATCTGGACGATTACCAGCAGTTCCTGCGCGACGAAGCCCGCCGCATGCGCGAGGAGGCTGCCGCAGCGTAG
- a CDS encoding PAAR domain-containing protein, translated as MMKGIVRQGDKTTHGGTVLEGIPNFRIHGLPAAAVGHMVSCPLCNGVFPIIEGDTGFTAHGKAIALHGMRTACGAQLISSTAGFANVEHPRSSAVFASTHNKDGLLRVPASPHDANRFDDLYVLLDSKTQAPLANTEYALVRETGEPEFGTTDNKGRTHLLASEARARNVQIYVEG; from the coding sequence ATGATGAAAGGAATTGTCCGGCAGGGGGATAAAACAACGCACGGCGGCACAGTACTAGAGGGTATCCCTAACTTCAGGATTCACGGCCTCCCTGCAGCCGCCGTTGGACACATGGTTTCATGCCCTCTTTGCAATGGGGTTTTTCCAATTATCGAGGGCGATACAGGATTTACCGCACACGGCAAGGCTATTGCTTTGCACGGAATGCGAACCGCCTGTGGCGCTCAGTTGATCTCGTCAACGGCGGGCTTCGCTAACGTTGAGCATCCGAGGAGCAGCGCAGTCTTTGCCAGCACCCATAACAAAGACGGATTGCTTCGCGTTCCGGCGTCGCCTCATGATGCCAACAGATTTGATGACCTGTATGTGCTGCTTGATAGCAAAACCCAGGCTCCGTTGGCGAACACTGAATATGCACTTGTGCGAGAAACTGGCGAACCGGAGTTCGGCACGACAGACAACAAAGGGCGAACGCATCTGCTAGCCTCGGAGGCGCGTGCACGGAATGTGCAAATCTATGTAGAGGGTTGA
- a CDS encoding DUF4105 domain-containing protein: MADKLVSPSTGKTLIPIGSRTTTPLPENEPKPIHIDREYIEVVVFDSLPRPASAFGHVAIAIDRTVYSRAHEKYFKGPFRDYLNSNTQKVQRDAIGLHLWVSPRERKIIIDELERRVAIDAKYSVFDNSCSSNVADVLEMVGVLAHDPRYFPTPVSPADLLAVLSKSNRLVERRLYRKGQSYEGGASGNW; this comes from the coding sequence ATGGCAGACAAACTCGTATCCCCCTCCACAGGCAAGACTCTGATTCCCATTGGCAGCCGCACAACAACGCCGCTACCCGAAAACGAGCCAAAACCGATTCATATTGATCGTGAGTATATCGAAGTGGTCGTCTTCGACAGCTTGCCACGACCGGCATCTGCATTTGGGCACGTAGCAATAGCCATCGACAGAACTGTGTATAGCCGTGCGCATGAGAAGTATTTCAAAGGGCCATTCAGAGATTACCTGAATAGCAATACGCAAAAAGTACAGCGCGATGCGATCGGCCTCCATTTATGGGTATCTCCTCGCGAAAGGAAGATCATTATTGATGAGCTAGAGCGGCGCGTCGCCATCGACGCGAAATATAGCGTTTTCGATAATTCGTGCAGTTCGAACGTGGCGGACGTACTTGAAATGGTCGGAGTACTGGCGCATGATCCTCGGTATTTTCCAACGCCAGTCTCGCCTGCTGACTTGTTGGCGGTTTTGTCGAAATCGAACCGGCTTGTTGAGCGGAGACTATATCGCAAGGGGCAAAGCTATGAGGGCGGCGCGTCCGGGAATTGGTAG
- a CDS encoding LysR family transcriptional regulator, with translation MTFDLQYLVAFNAIVSSGSLGRAANALNVTQPALSRTIRRLEEQVGAPLFERHSKGMQLTDVGKALQPHALLLQRESEHANEHIKAMLGLAKGTIRVGAVGSIACLVLPLAIGSTIKKWPNLQVQIIEGVWDRLADALVSHEIDLALGVDVEDTDEIVAVKDCRWEDTSHVVAGRRHPLRKKPDLKLADTLQERWAMLPKGTGPFEHMKKVFSRQNLALPNIVVETRSVMALKSLIGRSGFLGWMPEPMYDAERKAGLIDALEMPGASDKRVLTAFRRRAGMLPGPSIKLLEELRALTAQRS, from the coding sequence ATGACTTTCGACCTCCAATACCTTGTCGCCTTCAACGCCATCGTTTCGTCTGGAAGCCTTGGGCGGGCGGCTAACGCCCTGAACGTGACGCAACCGGCGCTGAGTCGCACCATCCGCCGGCTCGAGGAGCAGGTTGGCGCACCTCTGTTCGAGCGCCACTCGAAGGGTATGCAGCTGACGGATGTGGGAAAGGCCTTGCAGCCCCACGCGCTCCTATTGCAGCGCGAGTCCGAGCATGCGAATGAGCACATCAAGGCGATGCTAGGCTTGGCAAAAGGTACGATTCGCGTCGGCGCAGTCGGCAGCATTGCCTGCCTGGTGCTTCCCTTGGCCATCGGCAGCACAATCAAGAAGTGGCCAAATCTTCAAGTCCAGATCATCGAAGGCGTCTGGGATCGCCTTGCTGATGCGCTGGTCTCCCATGAAATCGATCTGGCGCTGGGGGTCGACGTCGAGGACACTGACGAGATCGTCGCTGTCAAGGATTGCCGTTGGGAGGACACCAGCCACGTGGTTGCGGGTCGGCGCCATCCTTTGCGAAAAAAGCCAGATCTCAAGCTCGCTGATACGCTGCAAGAGCGCTGGGCCATGCTTCCGAAGGGAACCGGGCCTTTCGAGCACATGAAGAAGGTGTTTTCGCGACAGAACCTGGCCTTGCCCAACATCGTCGTCGAGACCCGCTCCGTCATGGCGCTCAAGAGCTTGATCGGGCGTTCAGGCTTTCTTGGCTGGATGCCCGAGCCCATGTACGACGCCGAGCGCAAGGCGGGGCTCATCGACGCCCTGGAGATGCCAGGCGCCAGCGACAAGAGAGTCCTGACTGCGTTCCGTCGAAGGGCCGGCATGCTGCCCGGTCCGTCGATCAAGCTGCTCGAGGAACTGCGCGCGCTGACGGCGCAACGATCATGA
- the mdlC gene encoding benzoylformate decarboxylase — MTGPLPLAVVDAAKQPGTVTVTVRDAVVDLMRRFGMTSVFANPGSTELPMFRDFPADFRYVLGLQEATVVGMADGYAQATRNASFVNLHSAAGVGNAMGNIFTAHKNRTPMVITAGQQARSILPFDPFLSSAQATELPKPYVKWSIEPARAQDVPQAIARAYYIAMMPPRGPVLVSVPVDDWDQPAEFVPARVVSTELRPQPAVLAQIGDALDASHRPALVVGAAIDRDNAWNEVVALAEAHNARVWAAPMSGRCSFPEDHRLFAGFLPAMRERIVELLGDHDLILAIGAPAFAYHVEGAGPHIPSGATLCQLTEDPDTAAWTPVGMSAVGSIRLGVLDLLARPVPQVRAVPPARIKAPKAEPSPLMSVAYVLQTLAQVKAPEDIVVEEAPSARPVMQAYLPITRSETFFTMDSGGLGYGMPAAVGVALGKPGSRVICLMGDGSSMYSIQALWTAAQLELPITFVILNNRRYAALQDFAPVFGFSATDVVQGTELPDIDFLSLAKGMGCAATLVSDAGDLRAVLELALAAKAPNVVEVRVA; from the coding sequence ATGACCGGACCCCTACCACTCGCCGTCGTCGACGCAGCCAAGCAACCCGGCACCGTCACCGTCACCGTTCGCGACGCCGTCGTCGACCTCATGCGTCGTTTCGGCATGACTTCCGTGTTCGCGAACCCCGGTTCGACCGAGCTCCCGATGTTCCGCGATTTCCCAGCCGACTTCCGCTACGTACTGGGCTTGCAGGAGGCTACCGTGGTGGGCATGGCGGATGGCTACGCCCAGGCCACGCGAAACGCTTCCTTCGTGAACTTGCATTCGGCGGCAGGCGTGGGCAATGCGATGGGCAACATCTTTACCGCTCACAAGAATCGCACGCCGATGGTCATCACGGCAGGCCAGCAGGCGCGCTCGATCCTCCCTTTCGACCCATTCCTGTCTTCGGCGCAAGCCACCGAACTCCCCAAGCCCTATGTGAAATGGAGCATCGAGCCGGCGCGCGCTCAAGACGTGCCACAGGCCATCGCGCGGGCGTACTACATCGCGATGATGCCGCCGCGTGGCCCCGTGCTGGTGTCGGTGCCGGTAGATGACTGGGACCAGCCAGCAGAGTTCGTGCCGGCAAGGGTCGTGAGTACGGAGCTTCGCCCGCAGCCTGCCGTCCTGGCACAAATCGGCGACGCGCTGGATGCAAGTCATCGGCCGGCGCTCGTCGTAGGTGCCGCGATCGATCGGGACAATGCGTGGAACGAGGTCGTGGCTCTGGCCGAGGCGCACAACGCCCGCGTGTGGGCAGCGCCGATGTCCGGCCGGTGCAGCTTCCCCGAAGATCATCGGCTGTTCGCTGGCTTCCTGCCCGCAATGCGCGAGCGGATCGTCGAACTGCTCGGCGACCATGACCTGATCCTTGCCATTGGTGCGCCCGCGTTCGCGTATCACGTCGAAGGCGCGGGACCACACATCCCGAGCGGCGCTACGTTGTGCCAGCTGACCGAGGACCCGGATACCGCGGCTTGGACGCCGGTCGGCATGTCGGCGGTCGGCAGCATCCGCCTGGGAGTTCTCGATCTGCTCGCCCGCCCGGTGCCCCAGGTTCGAGCCGTGCCGCCGGCCAGGATCAAAGCGCCAAAGGCGGAGCCTTCGCCGTTGATGTCGGTTGCCTACGTCCTGCAGACGTTGGCGCAAGTGAAGGCACCCGAGGACATCGTGGTCGAGGAAGCACCGAGCGCGCGCCCGGTGATGCAAGCCTATCTGCCCATCACCCGCAGCGAAACCTTCTTCACCATGGACAGCGGCGGTCTCGGCTACGGCATGCCGGCAGCAGTGGGCGTAGCGCTCGGCAAACCGGGCAGCCGCGTCATCTGCCTGATGGGCGACGGTTCCAGCATGTACTCGATACAGGCGCTGTGGACCGCCGCGCAACTCGAACTGCCGATCACGTTCGTGATCCTGAACAACCGTCGGTACGCTGCGCTACAGGATTTCGCGCCCGTGTTCGGGTTCTCTGCGACCGATGTCGTCCAGGGAACGGAACTGCCCGACATCGATTTCTTGTCGCTGGCCAAGGGCATGGGATGCGCCGCCACGCTCGTCAGCGATGCCGGCGATCTGCGGGCGGTGCTCGAACTCGCCCTCGCCGCCAAGGCGCCAAACGTCGTGGAGGTTCGGGTCGCCTGA